A segment of the Necator americanus strain Aroian chromosome IV, whole genome shotgun sequence genome:
ctccgcaatttggaagcattattcaaaaaatgaatctCCTCCGTTTCCAACTAATAGCAAAGAAAGATGTGCTAGCGTGGAATGACGTTAATAttactatcgtagtgataaaaataatgttctacgtcagatcgcgtaaacttttagctactatgtattgtatttaagcagtcgctcgcacgtgtgttttctccttttgaaaaaaggatgttagTAGCGTTAGGGAGACACGCTGGGAATTGgatatgtgaaggaaccatagaaacccactctactgcgttggggctctcgcgcaccaatccgacacagTGGAAACCATCTCTCACAACTCtctagctttctggcaccggcgcaccatccCGACTCCATGGGACCCATCGCACCACATTTTACCGCGCTGGATCTGCAGCttaccaaaccgacgccatgacattcgtctccctctttttttgagatttcttgATTgagacacacatacacagacgcacatacgtgacagaataatcccattattatacagcatgataatttgcaaatttgggagtatacaatcacataaaagtttatttaccttcactaacatatgagagaaactaagtTGCCTTATCAAAGTCAACATGCGTTATAAAGCTTTGCACAATGGTTAAAAGGTAGAGTGTTTGCCCATGAGTTGCATAgcaatggttcggcacctcaccggtgaAGAGTtctgcatcattatggagtattttcgtgacacccagacaaacacacacatacacacacggactaagggcgttattatatagcatgatatatatatatatatcattatagcacaatatatatatatatatatatatcatgttatcatgatatatatacaagtccctttctttctcattttataTATCAAACAACCTCTTGATACATTTTCCATTGCAAACTCGATATCTGACAGTCAATACTTTGTAGAAAGTTTTGTCAAAATTGAGATTTCAGTACTTTTTACAAAGTTTCGTCAAAGAATATCATAGAATATCATAAGAAAtcataagaataagaatacaAGATAataatatcatgatcatgatcatgatattaCTATcttatatattcatatatatcatgatatcatgatataatataatatcatgatatcatgatataataacgggcttattctgtcacgtgtgcgTGCCAGtcataaaaatcgaaaacgggtgcgacgggtccaccggtgtcgaGTTGGCgcgtcggcgccagatacctatgaaatggggtgcgacgggtccaccggcgtcgagttggcgcgtcggcgccagatagctatgaaatggggtgcgacgggtccaccggcgtcgagttggtgcacCGGCGTCGTAGAGCGGGTAATGTTAATGTTAATTACAACTACCAATGGAGGTTAAGCCCGTGCTATATTTAAAAACTGTAATTTCAGAAACCCGAGGAAAGCACACAGAAACCTCCAGAGGAAgcgaaacctaaggaagaagtgaaaccttcagaggaagcgaaacctaaggaagaagtgaaacctttagaggaagcgaaacctaaggaagaagtgaagcCTCCAGAGGAAgagaaacctaaggaagaagttaAACCTCCAGAAGAAgcgaaacctaaggaagaagtgaaacctcCAGAGGAGgcgaaacctaaggaagaagtaaaACCTCCAGAGGAGgcgaaacctaaggaagaagtaaaACCTCCAGAGGAGgcgaaacctaaggaagaagtaaaACCTCCAGAGGAAgagaaacctaaggaagaagtaaaACCTCCAGAGGAGgcgaaacctaaggaagaagtaaaACCCCCAGAGGAAGAGAAACctaaagaagaagtaaaaccTCCAGAGGAAGCAAAACCTAAGGAGGATAGCACTCGTACAGCAATCCCTCCCCAACCCGGTGaaggagagaagaaggaagatagCACTCGCACAGCAATCCCACCCCAACCCggtgaaggagaaaagaaggaagatagCACTCGCACAGCAATCCCTCCACAACCCggtgaaggagaaaagaaggaagatagCACTCGCACAGCAATCCCACCCCAACCCggtgaaggagaaaagaaggaagatagCACTCGCACAGCAATCCCTCCACAACCCggtgaaggagaaaagaaggaagatagCACTCGCACAGCAATCCCTCCACAACCCGGTGaaggagagaagaaggaagatagCACTCGCACAGCAATCCCACCCCAACCCggtgaaggagaaaagaaggaagatagCACTCGCACAGCAATCCCTCCTCAACCCGGTGaaggagagaagaaggaagatagCACTCGCACAGCAATCCCTCCCCAACCCGGCGaaggagagaagaaggaagatagCACTCGCACAGCTATCCCTCCCCAACCTGGCGaaggagagaagaaggaagatagCACTCGCACAGCTATCCCTCCCCAACCTGGCGAAGGACAAGAAAAACCACAACATGTATGCACGTGCAAGCCTGGTGAACCTTGCCACTGCAGCCCTGAATCTGAAAAACCTAAGTGTAATTGTCAACCAGGAAAAACCTGCGACTGCAAAGAAGGGAAAGAAGGATGTAAATGTCACTTTTGCCAATGCGAGCAGGGTTTGGTATGTAAATGTAAAAACGGTAAACCTCCCTGTTCGTGTGATCCCGGGAAGATGTGCCAGTGCCAGCCTGGAAAAGAAGGGTGTAAATGTCCACTCGAAAAGACCTGTCAATGTAAACCGTTATGCCTGTGTGAGCCTGGAACAACATGCCAGTGTACTGAAGGGAAGGAAGGGTGCAAGTGTCAGATCTGTACATGTGAACCAGGCTCAGTATGCAAATGCAAAGGTGGGAAACCACCGTGCAAATGTAGCCCAGGCACAATTTGCAAATGTGAAGCCGGAAAAGAGGGATGTCAGTGCAAACTTGATCTTACTTGTCAGTGCAAACCATTGTGCGTCTGTGAACCAGGCACAGTTTGCCAGTGCAAAGCAGATAAAGGATGTCAATGCCTTGTGTGTATATGCAAACTCGATGAACCTTGCACATGCCAcccagaagaaataaaagtagagGAGGGTAGCACCGGCACGGCCGTTTCTCCCCaacaaggagagaagaaggaagaaagcaCTCGTACCGCCATTCCCCTGCAACCAtgagaagaacaagaacaagCACATCATGTATGCCTATTAGTTCTTATGTTACACGTATTTTTCGACTAAATTTTTTCTCGCAACTCTTCGGTGACAATAGACAAAAAACCATTTAAAACATATTGACGTTTCAATTCAACAAACAGTTGTGACTACGTATCGTAATAGCATTGTAG
Coding sequences within it:
- a CDS encoding hypothetical protein (NECATOR_CHRIV.G16071.T1), whose protein sequence is MDEFLQSAQDKVQNKKWWTARWLDDLSKKTDVDVDTLSKAIAGAVFVACACTKQARLLCNSILIAVPLISTFGYPKEAASKDDMVIYWGVFGVLTICDTGFEKFPLYYDLKLLLALMMFLDPPRLVDKIKDILNGKNTDLVKEEKTEKDKAPPPKKPEESTQKPPEEAKPKEEVKPSEEAKPKEEVKPLEEAKPKEEVKPPEEEKPKEEVKPPEEAKPKEEVKPPEEAKPKEEVKPPEEAKPKEEVKPPEEAKPKEEVKPPEEEKPKEEVKPPEEAKPKEEVKPPEEEKPKEEVKPPEEAKPKEDSTRTAIPPQPGEGEKKEDSTRTAIPPQPGEGEKKEDSTRTAIPPQPGEGEKKEDSTRTAIPPQPGEGEKKEDSTRTAIPPQPGEGEKKEDSTRTAIPPQPGEGEKKEDSTRTAIPPQPGEGEKKEDSTRTAIPPQPGEGEKKEDSTRTAIPPQPGEGEKKEDSTRTAIPPQPGEGEKKEDSTRTAIPPQPGEGQEKPQHVCTCKPGEPCHCSPESEKPKCNCQPGKTCDCKEGKEGCKCHFCQCEQGLVCKCKNGKPPCSCDPGKMCQCQPGKEGCKCPLEKTCQCKPLCLCEPGTTCQCTEGKEGCKCQICTCEPGSVCKCKGGKPPCKCSPGTICKCEAGKEGCQCKLDLTCQCKPLCVCEPGTVCQCKADKGCQCLVCICKLDEPCTCHPEEIKVEEGSTGTAVSPQQGEKKEESTRTAIPLQP